The genomic window GGCAGCCTCCACCCAGCGTCCTTACCTTTAAGATTTTGattaaatgggagaaaaaaattgacCTATTTCAAAGCAGGAGTCTTGTGTTCTAGTCTCATTTCTGCCACCAACTCACTAAGACATTGAaccctctgggtctcagttttcccatatgTCACATAAGCCGCGAAGGATTTTGTTTATATGGCTGCATTAGCACGTGACCATACATGAGTGGCGAAGGGCAGGAATGATACTCCACCTGTTAAACGGTTTTGGGTAGTTGCTGTGTGCCACGCACAGTGCTGAGCATTGAAAGACAAAGATAAGTAAAAGGCAGCCATTGCCCTCAAGGAGATCAAAATAGAGTGTGGCTAAGTTAGCAACAACAATAGAAATAATAAGAACAGTCAGTGTTTGTTCAGCACTTCCTATTTGCTAACGCTTGTTTCGAATCCTCCCTATAACTGCATGAGGAAGCACCCGTTTTGCAGGGGAGCACCTGAGGCCTAAAGAAGTTAAGAAACTCACCCAAGATTGCAGAGCTCATAGGCCATGgaatgggatttgaactcaggcagtctgatTGCAGAGCCCACGCCCTTCACCACAAAATTTTGGAGTCAAACTTGAGTTGGAATCCAGACtccaatttctttatttaaatacttCTCCCTGGGGTTTAATCCTCAGGACACACAGGCCCATGGAGACCAGAGAGGAAAACCAAAGAACATCTACAATCGCAACTAAATGTTTCttagaatgggagaaggtagGAAGAAAAGGTGAATCGCGTGTGATCTGAGCTTCTTAGTGTTAAAGGAAACTTGGACAGATTTCCAGACGGAAGAGAAAGATACCACCTTcccagaaacaaacaagcaaacacacatgGGCTCCGGAGTCAGACAGATGTGGGTGCAGGTCTCAGCtgccacttacaagctgtgtggccttggacaagtcactgtATCTTCCTGAGCCATAATAAAGGGCATACAGGAAAGGCAGCTGAAACAACCCCTTGCCACATATCTAAAGATGAGTGACCAAaagttactaatatttttttatcctcctcctctgtgtccctttccctccctccctctggctgtAGGAATCCTGACCTCTGTGAAGAGATGCTGGCGTTTCTGGTCCAACCCAAGCCAGAGAACCGTCAAGAAGGGGCCTTCATTCTGGATTCTCCGACTCAACACCGAAGTCCCAGCTGTGACGTGCTGTCACCGAAGAGGGACTGGGAAAggaaaagcatatatatatagatatatatagatatagatatatatacaggAAACACCGCGTCCTTGCACTGCTGCTGGGGCTGGCCGAGCAGTCGGCCAACAGCAACAACCAACATCTGAACGCCTACATTTCCTTTGCAGACACATTGAAGAATTGGTGGgacttttcaggaaaaaaaaaaaaattatgacaataATCTCTTGCTCCCCCTGTCAAAGCCCCATGGAACGCCAGAAGCAAGCCAGACCACAATGATTGTAGGAGTCCAACACGACCCTGGTTCTGCACGTTACACTGAGCAGACAAGCATTCCATTTGTCCTGCGGCGTGTTGCCCACTCCAATGCAAAGGAAACACTTCTGCAGCAAAGCAAGAGAAGTCGCAGCAGCAAGACAGCCACCGTCAACCATTTGccgagaaagaaagaaacccaccccccccacacaacCCCCACTcggaaaggaggaagaacactGGATTGTTATTTTTTGGGTCTTGACACTGGGCTGCAAAAtccaccttcctttcttccaccttccctccccctgACTCACGCGTCTTATGGTCATTTCTGTCTCGgctgtctcctccccctcccccccactgcgtccccgccctccccccccccccccccacctccctctgtctcctggtCCTGCTAAGGGCCACTGCAGATGACTCTGGtttgaaacaagaaaaagaaaagaaagcaagaacagaaaacccagccaCAGGAAGGGGAAGTAGACATTTTATGTTTATGGGTTCTCATTGAAGGTGCAGCTTGTAGGAAATGTGTATGGATGTGCTTTTAAgttatgtatattacatataacaggaaacaaatattaaaataaacagtgCTGGTAAGTATGaagctgacattttaaaattataattatccgACTGTGATTGATGTATCCCAAGGTTCTTAGATCTCCCTGAACCGGCCCAGCCAAGGAGACCAGGACTCTGGCTGTGGGTTGCTCACAGTAGGAGCTGACGGTTCGGTGTAGTAATACAGTGTGTGGTATTTGTAATTGGTTgattggtggggaggggtggggtcccCAGATGGAGGGGCAGGGGTTtggcaagaaggaagaaacacagaTGTAGTCCAAGATGCCTTCTCCCCTCGGGCAGTAGCCACCAGGGCCTGGTCTATGCTCAGGTGTGGGGTCCAGAGTTAGGATTCTGCTACCTCCCTAGGGAAATTGCTTCAGTTttcagtcttctctctcttttttttttttttggccacatGTCTTTTCCCTGACCACATTGTGACATCTGACTCCCCATCCAGAGGGAGGTGATGCCCCTGGCCGCTGCAGAGGATGGTGGCTTTAATTTGGCTGTCTGGAGAGTCTCAGCTCACTCGTATCCTCTGCCATTCCAcattcattctcttccttctgggccaAAGCAGCCATAGAGACCATGAACACAGGGCAGGCCCTGATAGGTCAAAACTGCATTTCCAAAGGCTTTGCTTGCCCCTGAATAAGCTGAGGGTGAAAGGTGTTGTTGCTCAAAGGCTCCATCCATGTATAAGACGCTGGCTTCAGAAACCTCCCCTTCAGCCAGCATCTGAGCTCTGAGCCTGTATCCTCGGAGTCCCCCAAATTGCCTCCAGATCACAGAAGCTCTTGGAGAAAGTCCCATCAAAAGCTTGGCATTGACCTCTGGCACACATGGTCTTTCCCAGGCTTGCCTGCCATGAGCTGCTTCTCTGAGTCACGGAgtcttctttggaggaaatgTGTCCCCACTACACTTTAATTTCTCAGTCCCATCTTATCTCCTCAGTCCCACCACTAAAGCAGTCAttaaattcattcaacaaatattttatttattgagtacctacatGTGCCAGGCAGTATCCTTGGGCTGAAGGAGAGaatatgggggaggggagggacccgGAAGTCCTCTGAGCCAGCCTTACATCTTCAATCATGGCTTGCCCCTCTGAGATTCCCACATTCTCTCCGAGTATTGGCCATTGCCCAGCGATACCCCCCAGAGGGCCCAGGCTTACTTACCAGTTACCCCAGTGACTTATGTGCTTAGTTTGCTAAGCTGGTGCTGACCTGAGGCAGGACAGGAAACCAGAACAGCGTTTGTCTCTGTGGGCAAAAATgggacagagagcaggcagggagaGTCCTGCACCTGGGGCTCAGCTGGCAGATTCAGCCACATCCTGCCAGGAGCAAGGCTGGTGGCCCGCTCCAACTTCCCCTGAGTGCGACAGCTCACTTTCCACGCACGAGGTTCTTTTTACCATCCTGGTGGAGAAGCCACAGAACCTTCCCTCCCCGCAccgccacccgccccccccacacacacaccttgagaGCTCCCATTCTTTCTGGGCCATGAGCCAGAGTGGCTCCACCCTCCCTGGGCCACCTGGAATTTGGCTCAGGCACCCCTGCCAGGCGTCATGACCACACTGGTCACACCATGGAGGGAGAATATTGTTCTGGGTTCTACACCTCATTATAAGCCCCTGAATGTGTGGTTTCAGGGCAGGGATGAAGTGACCAGATTTAGCTTGTGGGCCGGCCAGGGTTTGTGGAGATCTCCATCCCATGGATGATGTGACCTTCCTTCCATGGAGAGGCAGGCAGTGccaccagggaggaggggagctgcAAAGCTAAAATCTAGGGCACTgtttcctccccatcctcctcttcATAGGGAATATAGATGTTTGTCTTGTCTGCCTTCaacctacttttctttttttcctttttacatttctCATCGTTTCTGTGCTGCCTTTCCACCCAGGAGACCATGTAGCAGAGTGGAAAATGTCCTGGAGGGTATCCTGGCTCAGCCATGTGACATTGGACTagtcccatcccacccccatccccttttgggcctcagtttccccacttacAAATGAGCAGGATAAACCAGAGGCTCTCCAGGGGCTTTTCCCAGTCTGCTGTCATACAgatcttcattttctcttattttgctttcTCGGGATCTTTTCCATCTGAGGGTACAGGAAGTGCCAGgacctgttttcagtttttgaatcCTGCAAGCACATTCCAAGACTGGCCTGCAATTGCATGAGCAACATcactctaaataattttttttttcaaaagcaccTTACCAACCAACTGCGATGCTGTCCTGTTCCTTTTTActcacacccctccctcccctctcgtCCCGCGCTCCCCCACCTCAGTGCTCTGTGCTGTATGCGTGTGCTCTCTGTTCTTGTATActcaataaaagtgaaataaatgtgtttGATGCTGAACCACAAACTGTCTtggcatctctctctccctctctctctcttcctctctctctctctctctttctgtctctgacctTGGCTACAGGTACAAGTTGGCATTGTGGGAAGGGCTAAAACTAGGATGGAGAAATCCCAACCTTGAACACTTTCATTCAACACATTTGCCGTTTCCAGTGTGGCCCATGTCTTGGGTTAAGCTCTGCAGGCACAACAGCAAATAAGACAACATTCCTGGCCTCCAGGAACGCTCATGCTAGTAGAGTGCAGGAAACAGATAACACAACAGTCAAGCAGTCAGAGACAATTCCAGAGTGATTAGCACCGGGAAGGAAATGCACAGAGGAAGGAGATGGTTGCTGAGGGAGACCACTTTAAGTAAGGTGGCCAGTTATGGCCCCCCTGCAGAAGAGCTGCATGAAGAGAAACGTCCAGTAAGGTGAGGACCTTGGGCGAGAACATGctaggcagaaggaaaaagcacGTGGGCCCCAGGATGAAGAGGGGCTTGGTGTGTGGAGGAACAGCATGACCCATCCTCTTTTGAAAGAAGACCACCTGCATTGGGATCTCTTCCTATAATCCTTCTCCGTGGGAGCCTAGCAGATAACATATACACCAGTCCCGAGCTTCAGCCTTTGCCCACCGCCATACATGTTGCCATATCCCTATATGTGCCACCATCCCATTATCGACTTCTTTCTTTAAACTGACTctataaatgtgtatgtaaagGAAATGATATTACTTCATAAATGGAAAACTAGCATCACTTGCCAAAGAAATGAggtcttcataaaaataaatgcaaaaatataaaattaaaaacccataATTTATGTAAAACTTAAACTCACTCCTTGGACTGCCTGAGTTGCATGTACCACACTTTCCTTTTTACTCTACTAGGTGACTCACCCCAGACCACCTTTCTTTATTGCCCAAAATCTTACAAGTGAGAACCACTGATAATAATTGGATGCATTTTGCATGGTGCcattttgcccccacccccaccccagggaacatttagcaatgtctgaagacatttctgGTTGACACAACTGAGGGGggttactggcatctagtgggtagagaatAGGGATGCTcttaaacatcctacaatgcacaggacagctcccacaacaaagaattatctggtctgaaatgtcaatagtaccaaaGATGAAAACCCTGATTTGGATGGAGATGTGACCCACAAGGTGGGATTCCAGGGCCACCATCTGTAGCTTCCATGCCCATAATTCAGTGCCCTGGAGTGTCTGAGAAAACAGTGAGCTCAGCTGGAATGGGGAGCTCTGAGACCAGACTGTGGAGCTCAGCACCTAACACTGGGAATAAGGAAGCTTAGAGAGGGAGCTGAGCTTCTTCGTGCAGGAAATGGAACTGACACAACAGGCTGAGATTGACATGCATGACTGTGACTGATGAAGGCCATCTCTGGTTAATCCTGTAGCATCTTACTGTGATTAACCATGACCTCAAGGCCCAGTCTAGTCTGTAACCCACTAAGAGATGAGTTTCGACTGAGACAGATTGGCATGTCCAGCTGTCACTGAGGAAGCATGACAGGCTAGCTAAGCAGCAGCAGTACAGGGACAAGAATAGCCAGTCAGACCTTGGTTTgcatcctagctctgccactctCCAGCTgtgtaacctctctgagcctcagttttctcttctgtaagttGGGAATACTAATACCTACTTACTAGGGTTAATGTAAGGCTTAGAAGTCACATAAGAATGGCCTGCCCTATGGATTTTGGACTACCTAGCCAGCCCGCACAAGCATATAAGCCAATTCTTTGCAATCAATCTCTTAATAtatatctcctattggttctgccTCTTTGGTTGAACCCTGATACAACCACGCAGCACAGAGCTAGGCCCCCAAATAGAATCCATTTATTAATACTATAGTTAATTAAACTTGATCTATATCTACATCTTCATCTGTATGTATATCTAGTTACATATCCAGCTGAGACTTTGTGCCTGGCGCTTCCTACTCCGTTCCAGGGAAACAACAGAGACTAAGACTGTCGTTGCCTGCACCGCCTGAGGATACTGGGCGATTATGGCTGGAGGGATCCATGTGGTGGCTACTGTGGCTGAGACTGGTTCCTCTTCACGCTGGGGGCTGGATTTCTGACAATCTGACAATCTCCTCTAGGGCCGAGTGTGGTTGGAAGCTGAAACTGGGTGATAATGGGCCAGAGGTGATACTCAGGTAGATACTGGCTGACCTGGACCACTCCTGAGCATCAGATTGTGGCTACTAGGCAGTCATAATCTTGACCCCAGCTTCAGCAACAATGACTGAGACCAAAGGACCAGTGCTGGTGGATGTGTTTCTGGAGCAGGATATGCATAGTTTGGTGAAAGTTGTTACCCATGGCTCAGGAGCTGAAACGTGTAACTGAAAGTGGCAAAAGACGACATTTGATGGGGCGGAACCTGCAGCCGCGGACCGTTCTTCCCGAGACCAAGAGCTCTGCCGGGCCGCTTTCCCCGTCGCTCCCGTCCCGCGCCAAAGCGCGAGAACTTCCGGTGAGTTTCCCCGGTGTCTCAGAGTGGGGAGAGTCCGAAGCTGGTGAGTGCGGCGTCCTGGCCTGTTTTAACTCCTCTGCTTTCGTTGTCTGTGTGGCCCGGGCTCCCTCATCCCGGCTCCGGATCGCGGAGTGCCCTGAAGTGGGATACCTCGCCGGGACGTACGCGTCCTGGTCTCTGGCCGGTGGTGGGACCCTGGTGGCTCTGCAGGCCTTTCTCCCTAGGAAACCGTCACCAGAGACACCGTCGCCACTACTTCCTGGGGCACTCGGGGTAACTTCGCGCTTTTTTCCCCTAACTTTAGAAATTGGGGGCCGGAGACTGTGGCCGCGTCCGACATGGTTATGTCCGACTCTGTAATTTTGGGTAAGGTATTTGCCCAAACCATCCCTTcgtttctcatctacaaaatggatatcatgttttcattaaataaatgcttaTCAAGCATCTTTTATGTGCTCGAGGTACAAAAAGGCTCAAGTCTCACGGAGCTGACAGCCGTCTATTAAACATAGGCAAATTTGCAGCttgataaatgaaatggaaaggtACAAGGTGCCTTGAGAGTGTATCACTGGATACCTGATCTAGCCCCGGGACATGGACTCAAGGAAGCTGGACTGAGGAAATGACAGTTGTGCTGAGATCAGAAAAATGATTTGAAGAATAGGGGAGGGAAGAGTTTTCTATGCAGAGCAGACTCCTGCTTGAGGGTCTaaaagaggccagtgtggctgataCAGAGAGCTTGCAGGGGTGGGGTGCGTGGTGTGAAACAGTCTGGAGGAGTTGCCAGGGACCAGGCAGCACAGACCTTGTAGGGTTTGTAGGTCACGGTAGGAATTCTGGTTTTCCAGGAGCCACATGAGAAGCCACTCAGATGGCATTAAGTGTGGGTGGTGACATGCTTAGATTGGCACTTCAAAAAGTTCATTCTGGCTGTTGGATGGAGAACGGATTGGAGGGGCAGGCACTCTTTGGGTGAGGGACAGGTAACTTGGAGTAAGGATGCGGTAGAGAGAAGCAGATGGATGTGACTTTCTGCATTCCAGGGCATTTTCTCTGTGCCAGGCCACGTGCCAGCTGCTGACGATACAGTGAGGAGAATTATGGGCTGGTGGAATTGGAATAAAGGAATGTCATTATGAAGGAGGAGCACACAGATGCCCCAAGGGAAAATGGCTAATTGATGAACAATTATTCTGAATGCAGTAGCTCTTAatttagcaagtatttattaagtaccttcTGAATTCAGGGTTAGGAATAAGAAGGTGATGATGCAAATTAGTTAGCAGTGGCTTTCAGACTTTTGACTGTGACCTACAGTAACAAATGCATTTTACCTTATGACCAAAAGTacatacaaacacaaaaaaaaccttcagaaaaCAGTTATTATCTTTGTTACTCATGATGCactctgatgtttttttttttattctgttcctttcatttaaaaaaaattaatgttggtTGAAACTCTACATTGCTTTCTTGACCCATTAATGAGTTGTGATTTGCAGTTTGAGAAAAAAGTGCTGATTCAGAGTGAGAGTCCTTTGTAGTGGTTTTGGGTTAAGATGATAAAATATGCCCTTAACATTTTTGGAAACTGGTTGGTCTTCCTTTCCTCCCAGTTTAGTTTTAACataagagtaagaaaaattaaacaggCAGCTGGTTCTTCTGTTTGTGAAATTTGGGGGTCTTGTTTGTATATCTGGCTGGGTTAGAAGTGCCTAGAGGGCAGTGACTGTCCTACTCTGTGGATGTTTCACAGATTATTGTTTCAGACAAAGATCCTGGCATAGTGCAGGCGCTCGGTGATTACTTGCTGAATTGAATAGGTAAGTATCTTGGGACTAGAAGGTTAGGTAATTGTTTGGATTAAATTAGTTCATGTTGAAACCATTCCTTATAAATACCACCCAGTCAGTATCTGCCTGCATACATGGTTTATCAGTATGGCCTCATGGATAGTTCAGAGGTGGGTAAAATAAGTATTCTAAGCTCTTTCTCTTCTAAATACTGATCTTGGGCCAGCCACGCCACCTGAATCCATTCTGGGCAAGTGGTCCAGAGTTTCTGCTGACTGTGCACCCTTTGGGAAGTTGTTTAACTCCTTGGACATTAGCgtttttatgtgtaaaatgggaaggGGAGGTTTGTGGCTGAAAAGCTCTCCACTTCCCAAACCTTTTGTGAATTTTAGATACTGAGCACTCACTTTCCACCTTTTGTCCATATCTGGGCCTTCCTTGTGGCTTATGAGAAATTGGGTATATCCTTCTCAAGTCCTTGGGACTCTTTAGCAATCGAGTTTAGGCAGAGGTGTAGTGTAAGACAATTTAGGCACAGTTATAGTTTCGAATAGACCACCCAGGCTTTCCCCACCTTCAGcctctgttgtgtgtgtgtgtgtgtgtgtgtgtgtgtgtgtgtgagagagagagagagagagagagagagagatgtgagagCAGATCCTTAGTGGACAGTGGGAAGAATGCTGGCCTGGAGGACAGGGTACCTAAGTTCTAATTTGTGAGACCTTGAGCATGTCACTTCTGCTTGATGTCTTTCTAGCTGTGAAGTGAGTGTTCTTGCtcattaaaacacaaaatccTTTCTCTGTGAGTCTTattttcctcattggtaaaactGATTAAGGTTTGTGGtgaagattaaaggagataattatGTCAAGGGTCTGATTCAATCTGGCACATGGAGAATCCTCAGCAAATGATGaactctgatttctttctttttttcagttctgtAAGACAAGAAGGGTTGTTCTTTTGGTCACGTACCACTGGTCTCATGGCTGCCATGCAGATGGATCCTGAGCTTGCCAAGCGCCTCTTCTTTGAAGGGGCCACCGTGGTCATCCTGAATATGCCCAAGGGGACAGAGTTTGGCATCGACTACAACTCCTGGGAGGTGGGGCCCAAGTTCCGGGGCGTGAAGATGATCCCACCAGGCATCCACTTCCTCCACTATAGCTCTGTGGACAAGGCCAATCCCAGGGAGGTGGGGCCTCGTATGGGCTTTTTCCTTAGCCTGCAGCAGCGGGGGCTGATGGTCCTGCGCTGGAATGCAATTCGAGAAGAGGTAGAcctgtccccagccccagagGCTGAGGTGGAGGCCATGAGGGCCAACCTCCAGGAGCTGGACCAATTCCTGGGACCTTACCCATATGCCACACTCAAGAAGTGGATCTCACTCACCAACTTCATCAGTGAGGCCACAATGGAGAAGCTGCAGCCTGAGAGCCGGCAGATCTGTGCCTTCTCAGAGGTGCTTCCTGTGCTGTCCATGAAGCACACTAAGGACCGGATAAAGCAGAATCTACCTCGCTGCGGCACTGAGTGCAAAAGCTACCAGGAGGGCCTGGCCCGGCTGCCAGAGATGAAGCCCAGAGCCGGCACGGAGATCCGCTTCTCAGAGCTGCCCACACAGACATACCCGGCAGGTGCCACGCCAGCAGAGATAACCAGGCACAGCATGGACTTGAGTTATGCCTTGGAGACTGTGCTCAGCAAGCAATTCCCCAGCAGCCCCCAGGATGTGCTCGGTGAGGAGGGATGAGACTCTTTGGGAGTGGGCCAGGGGACAAGTGTATGGTAGAGGGCTTTAGAGTAAGGGCTGCATCTTGGACTATCTAGTCCAGTGGTTCCTAAACTTGGCTAAGGAAGCAGTCTCACCCAGTCCCGCTGGGGGACTGATTCAAGAGATCTGGAGTGGAGCAatacctgtctgtctgtctgtctatatAGTAAGCAAGCACCATAGGTGAACCTGATGCAGCCAATCCTGTGTTTGGGAGCCACTGATGTGGCCCagcctctcattttacagattgagGTTCACAGATAGAAAGGATTTGGCCAACTATGTGGTTGAAATGAGACCAGAGCCCAGGGCTCTGGGTTCCCATCTGCCTCCTCAGTTGGCTCCTGATTCTCTCAAGGTGTTGGTCTCTCCACTGGCTTAGACCAGGATggcgatttaaaaaaaaaattttttttaatttttgagacagagagagatagagtgtgagtggggaaggggcagagagagggggagacacagaatctgaaggaggctccaggctccaggctccaagctgtcagcacagagcccgacgtggggcttgaactcacgaactgtgagatcatgacctgagccgaagccgggcacccaaccgactgagccacccaggggcccccaggatggcgatttttaaaaaattttcattgcttttctccCTTAGTGCAAAAATAACATATGGTCAtcagagaagcaaaacaaaaattcactCCCAATTCCCACCATCTAGAAATAACCTTTTTTACATTTTGGTGTATtaacattttgtcttttatatatgtatgtgtctatgtgCAGTATTTCATTTGAGTCTCTGTATATTTCTATgaatttccttttagttttttttttcttctacttaattatatgtgtttgtgtgtatatatgattttttacaaaaacaagattacagtattttattttgttattttataatctgctttaatataaacatttttctatgtcATTGAAACAGTCCCTCTAATGTGGCTGCTTATGTGCCATAGTTATTGAACTAACCCTCTGTTGATGGACCTTTAAGATGTCCCTATTTTCTCTGTTGTGTCATCTAGTGAACATCCTTGTGTGTACTTAGACATACATTTAGGGTTGAAATTGTTCAAAAAACTTTCTTTAacggttatttttgagagagagagagagcgagcgagcataagtggggaagaggcagagaaagagggagacacagaatctgaagcagtctccaggctccgagctgtcagcagagcccaacacggggctcaagctcacgaaccatgagccaaagtcggattcgcaactgactgagccacccaggcacccccagggctGAAAATTGTTGATCAGAGGGAGCATGTTGCCAGCTGGGGTGAGGCTGTTGTGTATCACCTCTGAAATGGCAATTTAGCAAAGACTGCATGGTTGGAGAATGATGTCttgtttcaatttatatttctttgattgCTAGTGACAACAAACATTTGTCACACCTTTAAcagctatttatattttttcttttacaaattgtCCAGgtatttgcctatttttctgtTGGAAGATCAATGAGAAATTTGAATATAGGGCCCTCTATATCATTGGCTCGCTGATGAAAGGGCATGTTTTAATGGGTGCATCTT from Neofelis nebulosa isolate mNeoNeb1 chromosome 9, mNeoNeb1.pri, whole genome shotgun sequence includes these protein-coding regions:
- the AAR2 gene encoding protein AAR2 homolog isoform X1, giving the protein MAAMQMDPELAKRLFFEGATVVILNMPKGTEFGIDYNSWEVGPKFRGVKMIPPGIHFLHYSSVDKANPREVGPRMGFFLSLQQRGLMVLRWNAIREEVDLSPAPEAEVEAMRANLQELDQFLGPYPYATLKKWISLTNFISEATMEKLQPESRQICAFSEVLPVLSMKHTKDRIKQNLPRCGTECKSYQEGLARLPEMKPRAGTEIRFSELPTQTYPAGATPAEITRHSMDLSYALETVLSKQFPSSPQDVLGELQFAFVCFLLGNVYEAFEHWKRLLNLLCRSEEAMVKHHTLYINLISILYHQLGEIPADFFVDIVSQNNFLTSTLQVFFSSACSVAVDATLRQKAEKFQAHLTKKFRWDFEAEPEDCAPVVVELPEGVETG
- the AAR2 gene encoding protein AAR2 homolog isoform X2, translated to MAAMQMDPELAKRLFFEGATVVILNMPKGTEFGIDYNSWEVGPKFRGVKMIPPGIHFLHYSSVDKANPREVGPRMGFFLSLQQRGLMVLRWNAIREEVDLSPAPEAEVEAMRANLQELDQFLGPYPYATLKKWISLTNFISEATMEKLQPESRQICAFSEVLPVLSMKHTKDRIKQNLPRCGTECKSYQEGLARLPEMKPRAGTEIRFSELPTQTYPAGATPAEITRHSMDLSYALETVLSKQFPSSPQDVLGELQFAFVCFLLGNVYEAFEHWKRLLNLLCRSEEAMVKHHTLYINLISILYHQLGEIPADFFVDIVSQNNFLTSTLQVSALAAKES